Within the Echinicola sp. 20G genome, the region GCATTTGTTGGAAATTGCTGTGGAAGAGGATACTGTCTTTTTTACCCATAAAAAAGAGTGGGAAGAGATAGAGCATAGGGAAGTTCAGATTAACCCTGTTTTCTTGCAGCTAATGGGATTGAGAGGTCAGGTAATGGATAAGTCGCCCAACCTTAAAGGGGATAGCTTGGTCATGAATCAGTCGGCTTCCATAGATGAACATTATGATACGAAGCTGAATAATAGGCCCATTCGTCAGGTGCATATTGAAATTCAAGAAAACGGAAAAACCAGAGGGTATATTGTGGCAGCATTGCCGCTGGAGGCTTCCATTATGGTATTGTCCAATTTGATGAAGACCTTACTTATTCTGTTTCCGATTTCTACTCTATTATTGTTTTTTATATCAAGGTACCTGGCAGGAAAAAGCATTGCTCCAATAGCTACCATTATTAATACTACCAACAGTATTACCAAGAACAATTTGGATGAAAGGGTAGCTCTCCCTCCTCATAGGGATGAAATCTATGAATTGTCTACTTCCATCAATGGGCTTTTGGATAGGATTGGGGAAGCCATGGAAAGGGAAAAACAATTTACCTCGGATGCTTCCCATGAATTGAGAACCCCTTTAGCTTCTTTGAGGGGGACTTTGGAGGTGTTGGTCCGAAAGAAACGTAATATTGAAGATTACGAAGAGAAAATCCACGATAGCCTCAATGAGGTTGACCGTATGTCAAAGATAGTGGAGCAATTGCTGTTCTTAGCGAGAAACTCCCAAAATAAACCCTATAAGGAGCAAGGAAAGGCCCCTGTTACTGTTTTGGTCGATGAAATTCTTGGTAGACATCAAAAACTGATTAAAGATCGGAAATTAAGTGTTTCATTGAATGCAGATCAGTCTGGAGATCATATGGTGCCTTATTATTATGGGAATTTAATTCTGGACAATGTGGTCAATAATGCGATAAAATACAGTAGGTATAGGGGAAAAGTGGAGATCAATATAAAAGAAGAAGGAGGAAAATATCATTGTTATATCAAGGATGAGGGGATTGGTATTAAGGAAGAGGATCTGTCGTCCATTTTCAATCCGTTCTTTAGGTCTCAGCCTTTGGATCATAAGGAAATCAATGGAAATGGTCTGGGTTTATCAATTGTCAAAAAGGCTGCAGATGCCATAGGCGCAGATATAAACATCAAAAGCCAATTTGGGGCTTGGACTTCAGTGTGTATAAGATTTAGTTAATATGGTATAGATTAAATCAATATTATTGGGCTACAATTCCTGCTCTTCAGGAATATCCAAAGTATTGGTGTAATACCTGTATTTAAGTTGTTCCAGTTGTCTTTTCATGATGAGGTCAACGAGTTTTAACTGTCCTTCCAGGTATTTTTCTTGCCTTTTATTCAAAAGAAATACAGAGCTTTCACCGAAATTGAACTTTTCATTTTCTGCCCAAAGCAACTTTTTATAGCCCTCTACATTCTCCATTTGTATGGCCTCTTGGTTGGCGAGAAAATTAATTTGCTGCTGACTGTTGAGGATTTTGTTTTGTAAGGAAATGGTCTTGTTCTCCAATTCCAGTTGTTGCTCTTGAACTTTCACTTTTCCTAGTTGAAGATCTCCTCTTTCTCCTCTGAGGAACAGGGGAAAGCTGAATGAAAAGCCCCATTTATAGTCATTTTGGTTATATCCAGGAAAGCCTTCACCATCAGGAGTCAGCAAAGGCATATATTTTAGCTTTAGTTTGGGCAGGAGCTTTTCCCGCTTCATCCGCCTGTCCGCTTCCAATGCAGAAAGCTTAAACTGGGCTTCTTGCAAAATGGGATGTTCGTCTAGGGTGTCAAGAGAAAAGACTATGCTGTTATCATTTTCTACAATATTACCTAAATTGGTTGGCACCTTTTGCTCGATAGCATACCAGCCATCTTCGTTCCATAAATAGTTTTCCAGATTTTTCTGCGTACTTGTGTAACTTGATAGCACTGATTGAAGTAAGTTTTTTCGATCTTGCCACATGATGTAAGCCTCCACGGTATCAATGGCAGTTTTTTCACCGTTAAAAAAGGAGGTCTTAGTATTCTCAAAATAGTTTTCTGCCAAATCAATGCTCTCCTGAACGATTTGTAAGGCAGCGTGGCTGTTGGCCCAATAAAGGTAAGCTTCACTGGCACTGAAATAAAGGTCGTTGGTTTGAAGTGTTCTTTGCTGTTCCGCAATCGCCGCATAGGCTTTGGCCTGTCTCAAGGCAGTTCGCCCTTCATCCATGAGAAGTCCTTGGAGTACATTTAGCTCTATCCCAGCATTCCAAAGCCCATCAGTTCCCGTTTGATTTTCGGAACTCAAATAGGTTCCTGAGTTTTTTTCATATCCTGCCACCAAGTCAAATCCTGCCACGGTAGGAAACCGCAAGGAGGAATAGGACTTGCGATAATACAGCTTATCACTATACAGTTTTTGGTTGAAATCTGACTCCAATACTGGATCAAAGTTACCCTTGGCTGAGCGGATAGTAGCCTCTGCTTTTAAGTCATTCAACTTGGCCTTTTGTGAAAGAGGATGGTGCTCGATTACTTTATGAATGAATACATCATAATCTAGGGTATCCGAAAGCGCGTATTGTGCATTGCTTATATAAGGCACAATAGTCATCAGGAAAACCAAGATGTAGTGGAATATTAATTTACTATTCATCCTTGCACTTATTTAACCGATTTTAAAGGAGCCTTTAATTTCAATGGCTCTGGGTTTCTCTTTTCTTTGCTGTAATAATCAGGAGGGAAGCCGTTAAGCTGTCTCCATATTTCATACCAAATAGGTACATTGTTCAGCAGCATAAAAGTTTGCACACCGGTGCCCATACTTAATTTATCTGGCCATTCGCGGTCATCAGGATCAGGGCTGACAAGGATTCGATAATATCCATTACTACTGATAAATCTGTCCATGGCAAACACCTTTCCAGTGAAAACACCGGTAGAAGCTTCAGGCCATCCACTTATGACAATTGCAGGCCATCCATCAAAGCGTAACCTAACCCTGTCACCTTGTTGGATTAATGGTAGGTCTTGTGGTTTAACGTATACTTCCACTGCTAAGTCATAATCTTGAGGCATGATAGAGACTATGTCTGTTCCTTCCTTGATGACCTCACCAACTCCCTTCTTAATGGCTTTTGTGATGTACCCAGACTGTGGTGCTGTGACATAGTATAAGCGTTGTCTTTGGCTGTAGTTTGAAATTTGATTCCGCAATTTGGAAACTTCCGCAGCAGTGCCAAGCTTTGCTGACAAGGCTGACTGAATGTCAGATTGTGCCTTGGCTAACTTGTCCCTATAATCCTGTTCGGTTGAGGACATTTCAAGGTCAAGGTTCAATAATTCATTTCTGGTATTAAGCAATTTGTTCCGTCCTACCGTCACTTTGGCGTTGGCCTCCTGGACTTTCATTTCTTTCTCCTGAAGCTCAGTAAGGGATTTCAAGCCTTTTTCGTGAAGTTCCTGCGTTCTGGCCAGCTGGTTTTCAGCAATCTTCAGGTTGGTTTGATAGGCCACCAAATCGATACTGTCCATTTGTACTTTGTTGGTGGTTTGAAGAATTTTATTCTCAAGTTGTCTTAACTTAAGCTGCATTCCATCTTGCAGCGCTGCATATTGATTTTGAATGGCGCTGATTTTGGCTTCATAAGAATCTGAACTTCCCATTTTAGCATCCAACTGCTCTTGGGTCCTTTCGATCAAGGCAGGATCAAAATATTCACTTTTGGCATCAGACATAAAGACAACCGTATCACCTTTATTGACAAAATCGCCTTCTTTGACATACCACTTTTCCAACCTTCCCGCAATTACAGTCTGAATGGACTGTGGACGTTGTTCAGGAGATATGGTGGTAACATAACCGTTAGTCTGGATATTTTGGGTCCATGGCAATAAAAGGAAAACAAAGAGGCCCAAAAGAAATAGGATAACAGCTCTTCTTGAGAATTTAAAATAGCTGAATTCCTCTAACACCTTAAATGCCTTGAAGTCCTTTTGCTTGACGTATTTTGAAATACTATTTTCTGATATATTAAGCATTGGTATTTAGAGCTTTATTATTTGGGTACTATTTGCGATCCAATCATCTTCATCGGTGATGACAATCAAAGTCCATTGATGGGCCTTATCGGTTAGGAATTCGATAATAGATTTTCTCTCTTCTTTAGGGATATTTACCAGGGGATCTTCCATCAGCAATAGTCCCGGGTTATGACAAATAGCCCTTGCCAAATGGATTTTTTGGATGATACATCTGGGTGTACGGCGTCCACCGCTATCCAAAATCAGGTCTAATCCTTTGGAATGGCTTTTTAAGAAATCATTCATTCCGAGTTTGGTCATCATATCCATCAACTTTTCGTCAGGAATTTGGCGACCAACAAGTATATTTTCCCTAAGTGTTCCTTCGAAAATTTGATTTGATGCCAGAACCACTCCTAAATTCTGGTGCAAACTTTTTCTGTCTAAATGATCGTATGAAATGTCGTTAATGGATATTT harbors:
- a CDS encoding cell wall metabolism sensor histidine kinase WalK, with the protein product MKLNFQNRIAFYYLIATSAISLLVFGFIYFIVKSTVYESLDKNLTFEANKHLLEIAVEEDTVFFTHKKEWEEIEHREVQINPVFLQLMGLRGQVMDKSPNLKGDSLVMNQSASIDEHYDTKLNNRPIRQVHIEIQENGKTRGYIVAALPLEASIMVLSNLMKTLLILFPISTLLLFFISRYLAGKSIAPIATIINTTNSITKNNLDERVALPPHRDEIYELSTSINGLLDRIGEAMEREKQFTSDASHELRTPLASLRGTLEVLVRKKRNIEDYEEKIHDSLNEVDRMSKIVEQLLFLARNSQNKPYKEQGKAPVTVLVDEILGRHQKLIKDRKLSVSLNADQSGDHMVPYYYGNLILDNVVNNAIKYSRYRGKVEINIKEEGGKYHCYIKDEGIGIKEEDLSSIFNPFFRSQPLDHKEINGNGLGLSIVKKAADAIGADINIKSQFGAWTSVCIRFS
- a CDS encoding TolC family protein, whose product is MNSKLIFHYILVFLMTIVPYISNAQYALSDTLDYDVFIHKVIEHHPLSQKAKLNDLKAEATIRSAKGNFDPVLESDFNQKLYSDKLYYRKSYSSLRFPTVAGFDLVAGYEKNSGTYLSSENQTGTDGLWNAGIELNVLQGLLMDEGRTALRQAKAYAAIAEQQRTLQTNDLYFSASEAYLYWANSHAALQIVQESIDLAENYFENTKTSFFNGEKTAIDTVEAYIMWQDRKNLLQSVLSSYTSTQKNLENYLWNEDGWYAIEQKVPTNLGNIVENDNSIVFSLDTLDEHPILQEAQFKLSALEADRRMKREKLLPKLKLKYMPLLTPDGEGFPGYNQNDYKWGFSFSFPLFLRGERGDLQLGKVKVQEQQLELENKTISLQNKILNSQQQINFLANQEAIQMENVEGYKKLLWAENEKFNFGESSVFLLNKRQEKYLEGQLKLVDLIMKRQLEQLKYRYYTNTLDIPEEQEL
- a CDS encoding HlyD family secretion protein translates to MLNISENSISKYVKQKDFKAFKVLEEFSYFKFSRRAVILFLLGLFVFLLLPWTQNIQTNGYVTTISPEQRPQSIQTVIAGRLEKWYVKEGDFVNKGDTVVFMSDAKSEYFDPALIERTQEQLDAKMGSSDSYEAKISAIQNQYAALQDGMQLKLRQLENKILQTTNKVQMDSIDLVAYQTNLKIAENQLARTQELHEKGLKSLTELQEKEMKVQEANAKVTVGRNKLLNTRNELLNLDLEMSSTEQDYRDKLAKAQSDIQSALSAKLGTAAEVSKLRNQISNYSQRQRLYYVTAPQSGYITKAIKKGVGEVIKEGTDIVSIMPQDYDLAVEVYVKPQDLPLIQQGDRVRLRFDGWPAIVISGWPEASTGVFTGKVFAMDRFISSNGYYRILVSPDPDDREWPDKLSMGTGVQTFMLLNNVPIWYEIWRQLNGFPPDYYSKEKRNPEPLKLKAPLKSVK